Genomic window (Amaranthus tricolor cultivar Red isolate AtriRed21 chromosome 7, ASM2621246v1, whole genome shotgun sequence):
TACCAAATCTTTCCTCATGGTCCATGGTCTCTAAGTCAACAGCTAATAACCAACACAGCAATTTTCCAACAATCAATCGAATTTAACAAAAACAAGAATCGCACAATCGCAATATCAGAAAATAATTTGTGTACTGATGTGAAATGTTTGattaaattgaatgaaaaacttaaaatgaatgACAAAAATGAAATCAGAATAGGAGGAATCACTCCCTGAATATCGTAGAAAGCAATGTTGATTGATTCTGCAATTTATCGCCTGATAATCGCCTTCAGATTCTTCCTTCTGAAATTTCCCAAAACTGACAATGTTCTTGAAATACCGGCGTTTTATACTACCTTTGTCCCTTTCGtgaattggctctgataccaatttgatgCAAAACGAAGGCTGATTGTGGCCTTGGTTATGCACTGATAAATGTGTAGCGGAAGCCTTTATTGATTACACACACGAAAGTACAAAATGACAATGAAAAGATCCCTTGACACACAGGAGCAGAGCCAAGAAATCCTTTCTTGGTTTTCTGATGATGTTGGTCAGTGGCTATTTCAACGCCCTTCTAACAATGATAAACGTACAATGTCTTTCAGACTATGCACACACGGTTTTCCTTGCAGTGCCAATGATCGTTCCACAATCCTTGAACCCGCAAAGATCAAAGGATACTCCGTATACCTTTGGTGAGGTCACCGTCAACTTCAAAAGAAAACAGAAACAACTTTCTGAAATTCCTCTATGTATTGAATCAAATGAACTGAATGATTGAACTGTTTATTACATGGGGGgagctctccttatatagagcacTCAACTATCTTAACGGCTATATCTAACTACACGCCTAATTAAAGAACACGTGCTAAATACAAGGCGCTTAAAAACAGAAAGATAAGACAAAATACTTAAGTACATTCTGATCTGGAAAATCCGTCAGACAGCCTTCCTTTCACTCAACCTCTAGGATGCCACGTGACCTAGATGGTTTAGTCCTTGTGCAAAGATGACATCCCAACCTTGATCAGGGTCTGGGTGATATGGGTCTGCGCTCAGGGGACTCAGCAAGGTCTACTGGTCGACAGAAAATGCTTTGGTCTGGGatctgctgtctgttcccattTCCAAGTGTATGCTGTTGTTACTTGTTGTAGTCTTGGCTTCCTTGTTCCCAACATAGTATCTTGAGGTCATGCTTAGTCCTTGGAAAGCATCCTTGATCCAGTTCTGCTCTTCATGCACCATTGCGTAGGTGACAAGTTAGGAACACTGTCTTGTACTTGCGAGCTATTTGCAAAGTCCTGATCccttgatgcatttgcatcaagtACAACACTGGACCTATGATCTTTTGAAAGAGAGAGGTAAATCAAAATTGAAGGAAAGATCGATGGGCCTTGGGGAGTTTGATTCAACTACATacccaatcacttcaaagaagTTGGAGAAGAatatcattcaatttcaaaaacaaaatgtgCTGCAACAATATTTGTCTATCCCTTTGCTTCAAGGTCAAACGATGCTTAGTGACGCGGACATTCAtaatgaatcaaaagaagtaagttacttttaattttttagtactGTTATTTTTAAAGACTTTTAAGACTTTTAATGTTTCCTTCTAAGAGTTTCATGTTACTAGTTATTTAGGTTTAATGTTATGTCTTATAATTATTGTTACTTTTCTAACAGTTTCATTTTATGTTTTAAGTGCATTGTTTCAAACAGTTTTTAAGTTCATTTGTTTCTGTCAAACTGTTTAATGTTACCTTTTAATAGTTTTATGTTGATGtaaaatttattgattttgtcTAACAGTTTAATGTTACTTTTTATCAGAAAATTGTTGAGGAATTAACCAAAATGAAAAGGAATATGGATATTGTTACTCAATATCATATGAACAACTTCAAGAGACTGAAATCAATGGCTACTCAAGCCACAGCCTCAAATAGGCAGAAAAAGCAAAAAGACTCTATCGCCAACTATTTTACAATGGCTCTATTACCGAATGTTTGGAAGGAAATTGATAATGTAGTTGACAAACTCAAGCATGTTAGGAAAAGAGTTTCTAACATTGAGTTTCCATTATTTGATTTAGGGTTAGAAGAAATGCAGAATATTAATGTTGGCCAAGCGAAGAAGAAAGCAATAACTATTTCCTAAGAACCCAAAATAAAAGCGTGTATTTCAGACCAATTGGATGCAGTGTAAAGAACACCGGATTTTGCTTTCCAACAAAAAGAAAAACCTTCACCACATTCCCTTTGTTTCTTTACCAGACCTTCAAACAAAGGAACAAATGAAACACCAAAGTGACTCCCAAGCCTTCTCAAGCTTGAACTTGATCCCACAACGATTCCAATATTCGCCTTAAGTAAGCAAAGCAAGTCCCCAATAGAATCCCCAATATATACACTAAGGTTATTCTTATCGTTACCACAATTTGCCAAGATCTCATCAAATGCTTGAGCTTTGTCGATGGGAGATTCAACCTTCTTGATGATTTCCCCGGTGGAAATAGAATCATCATAGTTTAACTCATTTGCATGTACATTTAATGCATCCAAACCACCTGGTACAGAACATATAAGATAATTCTCATGTAGAAAGAAAACAAATACGAATAAACCGCACAAATGTGCCACCAAAGTTGAACAAAAAATTCTGTTAGGATCCTAACAAGGTCATCTTTTAGCATGCCACCATTAATTGGTATAAACAATAACGTTAAATAAATTATGCTAAGAAACCAAAGCACCAatcaatattttgttttttggttACAGTAGGATGGCAACAAGATTATTCTGGCTTTTTTCTGATAGCCTTGCTCACAAATTGTAAACTTTTTCCTTTGCGTATAAATGCCATAACCTTGTATCTAATGATCAAGCTCACACCCATCAAGACATCAGTGTAAATGAATGGTTTAGACACCTCAGCTGTCACCACTGACCATATATCAATAACAGTTTTCACCATTATATTTAACATGAAATCATTGCTGCCTACTTCCTAGACATGCACAAGTTTTTCTTTACAAATTCTGAAGACCACTTATTGCTGCGTACTTCCTAGAAATGCAATTATGCAAGTAATTAATGTAATTACAGAAGCTTCATGATTCTTGAAGGTTCCAATTTAATTGTCTTGTTATATTAAACATGCCATTCAACATTATAACACAATCTTCAATAGCATCTCAATTataaatgttctttaaactggCAACACATGAATAATATGCAGCAGATTCAACCAGGAGTGGCAAAACAGAGGTCCTGACTCCTGAAAACAAAGGATCCTAAACTGACAAACATTAGACAAGAAGATGGGTTTACCTGCTGCAAACTTTGATCTAATCAGATCACCACACCAAGAATATGAAAGTACGTGAACATTCACATTTTCTTTCTGCATGACGTTCTGAAAGAAACTAGTACATCCATCTTGAAGGATTATGCACTCACCAGCCTTTTTGATGTCTTCTATATTTATACCCTTCAAAACCCCAGAGTCAATCACCCTGGCATTAGCCTTTTTCTCAAAATCAACAAGTAACTCGAGTGCCTTTAGCAAATCTTCATAACTAAAATCCCTTCCTAGAAACAAAAGAATTCTTAAAAAATGACCAGAATTGAACAAACGAAAATAAAATGTCTTAGCAGTAGCCAAAAGCATATGATATGCTACTACCTGCATCAGTTGCCAAAACATCCTCAATGCACTGTTCATACTCCTCtgtatattgttttgaaagatCACCCCAAgtacttctcaaatcaacagaTGATATACAAGTATTTTGATTTTCAGAATGATCTTGATCCAACCATTGAGCAGTAACAATCGCAATCTCAGCTAAGATTGCAGACGAATCAACAATTGTGCAAGTCAAGTCAAAATCCGAGAACAACACAAGACGCGATTCCTTCGGGTTAAGATGCTTCAACAAGGGTGCGACTGTCTTCTGTGTTAATGGTTGACCAAGAAAGAATTCAGTCTCAAGTTTCATGGCCTGTTTATAAAGCTTCTCGATTACCTCAAGTTCTTCACCAGTTAGAGACGCACTCAATTTATCAACCAGGGCTTCCATTTGTAGAGTACATGCCTAGATGTAAATGGTACATGGTCACATGGGTTAGCTGCGCACTCAAAAGAGATCATTCTTAATAGAGTTTGCTATAGCCATTAAAAATAGAGTACTATGATAATAGCTCGGTACCAGGACAAACCTGAAACTCGTTAGATGAGTAATTGCTGATCCACTTCTTGTAAGGGTGACTAGTAGCATCCGAGTCTACCAAAGCCTGAAGCTCCTTACCAAGAAACGCATATAGTCTCATACAAGGGGTCATTGCACCCAACGCATAAGCAGCAATCTTAGTCTTCTCAAAAGGAGTTGCAAGCTTACCCAGACAATTTACACCTTCCACTTTTCCTGTAGCTGTAGCTATGAGAAAATCTGTGTACTTTTGCGTTGCAGAGTTAGGAGGGCTTTCTTTTTCAGCATCAATACCCCATTCCTGCAAATATCATGTCAGAAGCACCAGTGAATCATTAGTGCGAACTTTTGTACGAACTTATAcaaagattttaaaatgtaatatAGA
Coding sequences:
- the LOC130817626 gene encoding bifunctional TH2 protein, mitochondrial-like; translated protein: MNSPSSIFKTSFSLSSPLKPLLSFSIFRSPFIHPRFLFFKSSISSMATAPPPRSTTPSIGVVANDLGVSRKCWNKSKSEAIFSLFTPFVLSLAAGNLRLDTFRCYISQDVHFLKAFAHAYELAEECADDDEDKITIAEFRKNVFEELKMHNSFVQEWGIDAEKESPPNSATQKYTDFLIATATGKVEGVNCLGKLATPFEKTKIAAYALGAMTPCMRLYAFLGKELQALVDSDATSHPYKKWISNYSSNEFQACTLQMEALVDKLSASLTGEELEVIEKLYKQAMKLETEFFLGQPLTQKTVAPLLKHLNPKESRLVLFSDFDLTCTIVDSSAILAEIAIVTAQWLDQDHSENQNTCISSVDLRSTWGDLSKQYTEEYEQCIEDVLATDAGRDFSYEDLLKALELLVDFEKKANARVIDSGVLKGINIEDIKKAGECIILQDGCTSFFQNVMQKENVNVHVLSYSWCGDLIRSKFAAGGLDALNVHANELNYDDSISTGEIIKKVESPIDKAQAFDEILANCGNDKNNLSVYIGDSIGDLLCLLKANIGIVVGSSSSLRRLGSHFGVSFVPLFEGLVKKQRECGEGFSFCWKAKSGVLYTASNWSEIHAFILGS